Proteins from a single region of Erythrobacter sp.:
- a CDS encoding cytochrome P450, whose translation MRGDIEGAPRSLDEVDLFAPGAQEHWYDAYAILHAEAPVQRLAGEGLTPGSDAFVLTKYEDVRRVVMDWDRFPPTLSLLVAHIQQSGEMPTHIPDIDAMVASIVSLRPDPEMWRAHRKELTDPWVGPGCTRHAAMITGHVDDLIAGMLEQAQRGEPVDFVADFARPLPQRVMASVLGFPLADIPRLEQWGNAQVMSYVIGTTHKNILTPEQASEKFRLLAGMKEYVAQQTREKRANPQDDMVSFLTQVEYAALGRKLTDDEINGVVYAMVIGGLETTQYALAEQAQLLCERPGMFGTLRGDRAAIRTFIEEGMRLRSPTQGLSTRICAHDEVFQGVAVPAGSMLHLRWAAANIDAEEFEDPLDLKLDRKAATRHLAFSQGPRSCPGSNISRLEQMIAWDRLADAFADLAYAPGNDFRHQGGIMLGIFRLFLNLTPA comes from the coding sequence TTGCGAGGCGATATCGAGGGCGCGCCGCGCTCGCTGGACGAGGTCGATCTGTTCGCCCCCGGTGCGCAGGAGCACTGGTACGATGCCTACGCGATCCTGCATGCCGAAGCGCCGGTGCAGCGCCTTGCGGGCGAGGGGCTGACGCCCGGCAGCGACGCCTTCGTGCTCACCAAATACGAAGATGTCCGCCGCGTGGTGATGGACTGGGACCGCTTCCCGCCCACGCTCTCGCTGCTGGTCGCGCATATCCAGCAATCGGGCGAGATGCCGACGCATATTCCCGATATCGACGCGATGGTCGCCTCGATCGTCTCGCTGCGGCCCGATCCCGAAATGTGGCGCGCGCATCGCAAGGAATTGACCGATCCGTGGGTCGGCCCCGGCTGCACGCGGCACGCGGCGATGATCACCGGTCATGTCGATGATCTGATCGCCGGGATGCTGGAGCAGGCGCAGCGGGGGGAACCGGTGGACTTCGTCGCCGATTTCGCCCGCCCTCTGCCGCAGCGGGTGATGGCGAGCGTATTGGGCTTCCCGCTCGCGGATATCCCGCGTCTCGAACAATGGGGCAATGCGCAGGTCATGTCCTATGTGATCGGGACGACCCACAAGAACATCCTCACCCCCGAACAAGCGTCCGAGAAGTTTCGCCTGCTTGCCGGGATGAAGGAATATGTCGCGCAGCAAACCCGCGAGAAGCGCGCGAACCCGCAGGACGACATGGTGAGCTTCCTCACGCAGGTGGAATATGCCGCGCTGGGGCGCAAGCTCACCGACGACGAGATCAACGGCGTGGTCTACGCCATGGTGATCGGCGGGCTGGAGACGACGCAATATGCGCTGGCCGAACAGGCGCAATTGCTGTGCGAGCGGCCGGGGATGTTCGGCACATTGCGCGGGGATCGAGCCGCAATCCGCACTTTCATCGAAGAAGGGATGCGGCTGCGTTCGCCCACGCAGGGGCTTTCGACCCGCATCTGCGCCCATGACGAGGTGTTTCAGGGCGTGGCGGTGCCTGCCGGATCAATGCTCCACCTGCGCTGGGCGGCGGCCAATATCGATGCCGAGGAATTCGAAGACCCGCTCGACCTCAAGCTCGACCGCAAGGCGGCCACGCGCCACCTCGCCTTCAGTCAGGGGCCGCGCTCATGCCCCGGCTCCAACATCTCGCGCCTCGAACAGATGATCGCATGGGATCGCCTCGCCGATGCCTTCGCCGATCTCGCCTACGCGCCCGGCAATGATTTCCGCCATCAGGGTGGGATCATGCTCGGCATCTTCCGACTGTTTCTGAACCTCACACCCGCCTGA
- a CDS encoding nuclear transport factor 2 family protein — translation MNVEAVLQELLDKQAIQELIARYSRTLDWLDDEGQAGCYWPDAAIDYGFFKGTAAEFVPVVMAVERSTGRRWHLLAPLSVKLTSATTAEGECYGVALGFRREGEEPYKGNMYGGRYLDTYEKREGEWRISSRRYIMDWTMAMPDQPDASPNAAFPLPMLDLRESGHPDYRRM, via the coding sequence ATGAACGTGGAAGCTGTGCTGCAAGAGCTGCTCGACAAGCAGGCGATCCAGGAACTCATCGCGCGTTATTCGCGCACCCTCGATTGGCTCGACGACGAGGGACAGGCGGGGTGCTACTGGCCCGATGCCGCGATCGACTACGGCTTCTTCAAGGGAACGGCGGCGGAGTTTGTGCCGGTGGTGATGGCGGTGGAACGCTCGACCGGGCGGCGCTGGCACCTGCTTGCGCCGCTATCGGTCAAGCTAACCTCGGCCACCACCGCGGAGGGCGAATGCTACGGCGTGGCGCTTGGTTTCCGCCGCGAGGGCGAGGAGCCCTACAAGGGCAACATGTATGGCGGGCGCTATCTCGATACCTACGAGAAGCGAGAGGGCGAGTGGCGGATTTCGAGCCGCCGCTACATCATGGACTGGACCATGGCGATGCCCGATCAGCCCGATGCCAGCCCCAACGCCGCCTTCCCGCTGCCGATGCTCGATCTGCGGGAAAGCGGCCATCCGGATTACCGGCGGATGTGA
- a CDS encoding antibiotic biosynthesis monooxygenase family protein, translating to MATLLAHITIQPGKEEKWEAIMRDMVHHTFATEEGVIRYEYWKGQEPLSYYCLLSFKDKWAFYHHQMSDHHEGHDFADVLAGIKLEYIDPVEGAGGGLPHTADPALPADASENMTIAQERFPLSIPAWWSARA from the coding sequence ATGGCCACATTGCTTGCGCACATCACCATCCAGCCCGGCAAGGAGGAGAAGTGGGAGGCGATCATGCGCGACATGGTCCACCACACCTTCGCCACCGAAGAAGGCGTGATCCGCTACGAATACTGGAAGGGGCAGGAGCCGCTGTCCTATTACTGCCTGCTGAGCTTCAAGGACAAATGGGCCTTCTACCATCACCAGATGTCGGACCATCACGAAGGCCATGACTTCGCCGACGTGCTGGCGGGGATCAAACTCGAATATATCGACCCCGTGGAAGGCGCGGGCGGGGGCCTCCCGCACACCGCTGATCCGGCGCTGCCCGCCGATGCCTCGGAGAACATGACAATCGCGCAGGAACGCTTCCCGTTGTCGATCCCGGCCTGGTGGAGTGCGCGCGCATGA
- a CDS encoding nuclear transport factor 2 family protein, translating into MPGEAQRVIEEFWRIQDDGDYTKLVDLFAEDAFLEDPIWGQYRGRDAILGFMTTMVKEMGTRKVHFTVDEICGDDHAVWARWTMHMDGHEPRGGVGIYKVEGGKMTYYRDYMDPAGE; encoded by the coding sequence ATGCCCGGCGAAGCACAGCGCGTGATCGAGGAATTCTGGCGCATCCAGGATGATGGCGACTACACCAAACTGGTCGATCTCTTCGCCGAGGACGCCTTCCTCGAAGACCCGATCTGGGGCCAGTATCGCGGGCGCGATGCGATCCTCGGGTTCATGACCACGATGGTCAAGGAAATGGGGACACGCAAAGTCCACTTCACCGTCGACGAGATCTGCGGCGATGACCACGCCGTCTGGGCACGCTGGACGATGCACATGGACGGCCACGAACCGCGCGGCGGCGTGGGCATCTACAAGGTCGAAGGCGGCAAGATGACCTATTACCGCGACTACATGGACCCGGCGGGCGAGTAG
- a CDS encoding carboxymuconolactone decarboxylase family protein — translation MSRITKLAPEQWDQRLVRAIRPENLTDLEQGLTRYFAHCPEQALGLMAFGGALKMNRSLPERLVELVRLRVAFFNQCRSCMAIRYTDAVADGVTEGLVCSLERPQEAADLSAAEKAAIRYGELMATDHLAIDDAMYEELRQHFTEAQIVELGMTVAFFVGFGRLAATYHMVEELPEAFRKAEKIAPWGAEKIQVR, via the coding sequence GTGAGCCGCATCACCAAACTGGCGCCAGAGCAATGGGATCAGCGCCTTGTCCGCGCGATCCGGCCGGAAAACCTGACCGATCTCGAACAGGGGCTGACGCGCTATTTCGCGCATTGCCCGGAACAGGCGCTGGGGCTGATGGCTTTCGGCGGGGCGCTGAAGATGAACCGTTCGCTGCCCGAACGGCTGGTGGAACTGGTGCGGCTCAGGGTCGCCTTCTTCAACCAGTGCCGTTCGTGCATGGCGATCCGCTACACCGATGCGGTCGCCGACGGGGTGACCGAGGGGCTCGTCTGCTCGCTGGAACGCCCGCAGGAAGCAGCTGACCTCTCCGCCGCCGAGAAAGCCGCGATCCGTTACGGCGAGCTGATGGCGACCGATCACCTCGCGATCGATGATGCGATGTACGAGGAACTGCGCCAGCACTTCACCGAAGCGCAGATCGTGGAACTGGGCATGACAGTCGCCTTCTTCGTCGGTTTCGGGCGGCTCGCCGCGACGTATCACATGGTCGAGGAACTGCCCGAGGCGTTCCGCAAGGCCGAGAAAATCGCGCCTTGGGGCGCAGAAAAGATCCAGGTGCGCTGA